In Xiphophorus maculatus strain JP 163 A chromosome 15, X_maculatus-5.0-male, whole genome shotgun sequence, the following are encoded in one genomic region:
- the LOC102234525 gene encoding phospholipase A2 inhibitor-like isoform X1: protein MKLLLLVTFIALAEFDYKRRNAHSCPDRCSCSFEPSDAEVVCGKGGLTVFPRTGFPTNTTQISIQNTHLSSITAGELSAVPFLNKLQLYHTNLANLSSDLLVSLSHLDTLDLTGNKLVKLPANVFSHSSLRNLVVKNNQLLEADPAWFSGNSSLLYLDLSNNHLTSISAALLHKLPLLQTLDLDGNSLQELHADVFSNLHHLETLNLAGNKLITLKPQLFAHNLKLKYLYLQENQLQDLPVNLLHRLQSLELLLLNQNQLRHVPTGLLDGVNPSVQIILTGNPWECDGKMEYLWRWLTNHQQNVLFETEVTCDNPKTLKNQQVSSLTDSQLGVRLQ, encoded by the coding sequence ATGAAGTTGTTGCTCCTTGTCACTTTCATCGCACTAGCTGAATTTGACtacaaaagaagaaatgctCACTCGTGTCCAGATCGATGCTCGTGCTCTTTTGAGCCTTCAGATGCTGAGGTGGTGTGCGGCAAAGGTGGCCTCACAGTTTTTCCTAGAACTGGTTTTCCTACCAACACCACACAAATATCCATCCAAAACACACACCTCAGCAGCATCACTGCAGGTGAACTGAGCGCTGTGCCGTTCCTAAACAAGCTGCAGCTCTATCACACCAATCTGGCAAATCTTTCCTCAGATTTATTGGTCTCCTTATCCCACTTGGACACGTTGGATCTCACAGGAAACAAGCTAGTTAAATTGCCTGCAAATGTGTTCAGTCACAGCTCGCTTCGCAACCTGGTAGTGAAAAATAACCAGCTGCTGGAAGCCGACCCAGCATGGTTTTCTGGCAACAGCAGCCTTCTCTATCTGGATTTGTCCAATAACCATCTGACCAGCATCTCGGCCGCTCTGCTTCACAAACTCCCCCTTCTGCAGACCCTGGATCTGGACGGTAACAGTCTTCAAGAGTTACACGCTGACGTGTTCAGTAACCTGCATCACCTGGAGACGCTAAATCTGGCTGGGAACAAATTAATAACCCTAAAACCTCAATTATTTGCTCataatctaaaactaaaatacCTGTACCTGCAGGAGAATCAGCTTCAGGATCTGCCAGTGAACCTCCTACACAGACTTCAAAGCCTTGAGCTTCTGCTGCTGAATCAGAATCAGCTTCGCCACGTCCCCACAGGCCTGCTGGATGGGGTTAATCCCTCTGTGCAGATAATCCTGACAGGGAACCCCTGGGAGTGTGATGGGAAGATGGAGTACTTGTGGAGGTGGCTCACCAACCATCAGCAAAATGTTCTCTTTGAGACGGAGGTGACTTGTGATAACCCAAAGACACTGAAAAATCAGCAAGTTTCATCTCTAACTGACAGTCAGCTTGGTGTAAGATTACAATGA